From a region of the Sulfuriferula plumbiphila genome:
- the leuA gene encoding 2-isopropylmalate synthase gives MQAFDHRKYHPTPAPQMRNRQWPNRTLTRAPRWCSVDLRDGNQALLEPMNVAQKQRLWTLLVKLGFKEIEVGFPAASQPDFDFVRWLIEAHAIPDDVTIQVLVQAREALIVRTFEALRGARRAIVHVYNSTSPVQRERVFGLDRDGVTAIARQGAAWVQREAQKYPATAWTFQYSPESFSNTEMDYAVEICEAVLDVWQPTPGQPCIINLPSTVESSTPNIFADQVEYFATHISRRDSIIISLHTHNDRGCAVAAAELGVLAGADRVEGTLLGNGERTGNMDIVTMAMNLYSQGIAPQLDLSNPDEIIQVATECTALPVHPRHPWVGELVYTAFSGSHQDAIRKCLQRQQAEEPWQVAYLPIDPQDLGRDYQAVIRVNSQSGKGGVAFVMERDYGLSLPRWMQVELAQAVQRASEADGGEVDSARIHALFMQTFVNDHTRVSLKGYRLDRNGGHDTLAAQIMVDGQTQLIQGHGEGAISAFVQGWMRHSGQHINVVDYSEHAIGSGTGAEAVAYIQLNLNGQRVAGAAFDHDTVSASLKAVLSALNRVSVGEAILPAALSPAAS, from the coding sequence ATGCAAGCCTTTGACCACCGTAAATACCACCCCACCCCGGCACCGCAGATGCGTAACCGCCAGTGGCCGAATCGTACCCTCACCCGCGCGCCGCGCTGGTGTAGCGTGGACTTGCGCGATGGCAACCAGGCGCTGCTGGAGCCGATGAACGTGGCGCAAAAGCAGCGCCTGTGGACGCTCCTGGTCAAGCTCGGGTTCAAGGAAATCGAAGTCGGTTTTCCGGCTGCCAGCCAGCCCGACTTTGACTTCGTGCGCTGGCTGATCGAGGCGCACGCGATTCCGGATGACGTCACCATTCAGGTACTGGTGCAGGCGCGTGAAGCCCTGATCGTGCGCACCTTCGAAGCACTCAGGGGCGCAAGGCGCGCGATTGTGCACGTTTATAACTCCACCTCACCGGTGCAACGCGAACGCGTATTCGGGCTGGATCGCGACGGTGTCACCGCGATTGCGCGTCAGGGTGCCGCATGGGTCCAGCGCGAGGCGCAGAAATACCCGGCCACCGCGTGGACGTTCCAGTATTCGCCGGAGAGCTTCTCCAACACCGAAATGGATTACGCGGTGGAAATCTGCGAGGCGGTGCTGGACGTATGGCAACCCACGCCCGGGCAGCCGTGCATCATCAACCTGCCGTCTACCGTGGAGAGCAGTACGCCGAATATATTCGCCGACCAGGTGGAATATTTCGCCACCCATATCAGCCGGCGCGACAGCATCATCATCTCGCTGCATACCCACAACGATCGCGGCTGTGCGGTGGCGGCCGCCGAACTGGGCGTGCTGGCCGGTGCCGATCGCGTCGAGGGCACCCTGCTCGGCAACGGCGAGCGCACCGGCAACATGGACATCGTCACCATGGCGATGAACCTGTACAGCCAGGGCATAGCCCCGCAGCTTGACCTGTCCAACCCCGACGAGATCATCCAGGTCGCCACCGAATGCACCGCGCTGCCCGTGCACCCGCGCCACCCGTGGGTGGGCGAGCTGGTGTACACCGCGTTCTCCGGCAGCCATCAGGACGCCATCCGCAAATGCCTGCAGCGACAGCAAGCCGAGGAGCCCTGGCAAGTTGCCTACCTGCCCATCGACCCGCAAGACCTGGGGCGCGATTATCAGGCGGTGATCCGCGTCAACAGCCAGTCCGGCAAGGGCGGCGTGGCGTTTGTAATGGAGCGCGATTACGGCCTCAGCCTGCCGCGCTGGATGCAGGTGGAACTGGCGCAAGCGGTGCAGCGCGCCAGCGAAGCCGACGGCGGCGAAGTGGACAGCGCACGCATCCACGCCCTGTTCATGCAAACCTTCGTCAACGACCACACCCGCGTCAGCCTCAAGGGCTACCGCCTGGATCGCAACGGCGGCCACGACACCCTTGCTGCGCAGATCATGGTGGATGGCCAGACCCAGCTGATACAGGGCCACGGCGAAGGCGCCATTTCCGCCTTCGTACAGGGCTGGATGCGCCACAGCGGCCAGCACATCAACGTGGTGGATTACAGCGAACACGCCATCGGCAGCGGCACCGGTGCCGAAGCCGTGGCCTACATCCAGCTCAATCTCAATGGCCAGCGCGTGGCCGGTGCCGCGTTCGATCACGACACCGTGAGCGCCTCGCTCAAGGCGGTGTTGTCGGCGTTGAATCGCGTCAGCGTGGGTGAGGCGATCCTGCCAGCGGCTCTATCCCCGGCAGCGTCATGA
- a CDS encoding LysR family transcriptional regulator, which yields MLTLKHLRVIEALNETGSLTRAATRLHLTQSALSHQLVALEAHYGVVLFERSRPLRVTPAGVRLLQLAQEVLPKMEAARRDLARLAEDNQPGRLRIAVECHTCYDWLMPGMDAYRAHWPEVEMDLVGGFHTDPLALLAEDKADLVIVSETARHKGVAFSPLFRYEMLALMATGHALAARAYLSAQDFAQDTLITYPAPDRLLDVVRRVLKPAGVNPERRLAELTIAIVQLVASRKGLAALPAWAVQPFLERGYVVARPIGKKGLWSGLYTAARASDAPRAFHRDFVDTLREQAFMTLPGIEPLAGSPHPR from the coding sequence ATGCTCACACTCAAGCATCTGCGCGTGATCGAGGCGCTGAATGAAACCGGCAGCCTGACCCGCGCTGCCACCCGTCTGCACCTGACCCAGTCGGCGCTGTCGCATCAATTGGTGGCGCTGGAAGCGCACTACGGCGTAGTGCTGTTCGAGCGCAGCCGACCGTTGCGTGTCACCCCGGCCGGGGTGCGCCTGCTGCAACTGGCGCAAGAGGTGTTGCCCAAAATGGAGGCTGCCCGGCGCGACCTGGCGCGGCTGGCCGAGGACAACCAGCCGGGGCGGCTGCGCATCGCGGTAGAGTGCCACACCTGTTACGACTGGCTGATGCCGGGCATGGACGCCTACCGCGCGCACTGGCCGGAGGTGGAGATGGATCTGGTGGGCGGGTTTCATACCGATCCCCTGGCATTGCTGGCGGAAGACAAAGCCGATCTGGTGATCGTATCGGAAACGGCGCGTCACAAAGGCGTGGCGTTCAGCCCGTTATTCCGCTACGAAATGCTGGCACTGATGGCGACCGGCCACGCGCTGGCGGCCAGGGCTTATTTAAGCGCGCAAGATTTTGCGCAAGATACATTGATTACTTACCCGGCACCGGACCGCCTGCTCGACGTGGTGCGACGCGTCTTGAAACCGGCCGGGGTCAATCCGGAGCGGCGCCTGGCCGAGCTCACCATCGCAATTGTGCAGCTCGTCGCCAGCCGCAAGGGGCTGGCCGCGCTTCCCGCCTGGGCGGTGCAGCCTTTTCTCGAGCGCGGCTACGTGGTGGCGCGGCCGATCGGCAAGAAGGGCTTGTGGAGCGGACTCTACACTGCCGCGCGGGCGAGCGACGCGCCGCGGGCGTTTCATCGGGATTTTGTCGATACCCTGCGCGAGCAGGCGTTCATGACGCTGCCGGGGATAGAGCCGCTGGCAGGATCGCCTCACCCACGCTGA
- a CDS encoding DUF4405 domain-containing protein, producing the protein MYKHLPLPIRFAGPHKRVLYAVFALLWLSGALWLGFHYFLRAPGEFGATAHPLEIWWLRLHGLMGFAMLVAAGSVLPIHTRRAWHLHKNRSTGFLLQTVLLWLSLTGYALYYFATDANAAWLPLLHWVVGLALPLMLVLHIQRGRAAPQTVFKPVSAPDTYLNPPASPTPFSVASQPNTACSAERKNHASPQTETGASGDPHHTLVQRPR; encoded by the coding sequence ATGTATAAACACTTGCCGTTGCCAATTCGTTTTGCCGGGCCGCACAAGCGCGTGTTGTATGCCGTGTTCGCGCTGCTGTGGTTGTCGGGCGCGCTGTGGCTGGGGTTTCATTATTTTCTGCGCGCGCCGGGTGAATTCGGTGCAACTGCACACCCATTGGAAATCTGGTGGCTGCGCCTGCATGGGCTGATGGGGTTTGCCATGCTGGTAGCCGCTGGCTCCGTACTTCCTATCCACACCCGTCGCGCCTGGCATTTGCACAAAAACCGCAGCACGGGTTTTTTGTTGCAGACCGTATTGTTATGGCTGTCACTCACCGGCTACGCGCTGTATTACTTTGCCACCGATGCCAACGCAGCCTGGCTGCCGCTGCTGCACTGGGTGGTCGGGCTGGCATTGCCGCTGATGCTGGTGCTGCACATCCAGCGCGGCCGCGCCGCGCCGCAAACTGTTTTTAAGCCCGTATCTGCTCCAGATACATATCTCAACCCGCCAGCCAGCCCCACGCCTTTCAGCGTCGCCAGCCAGCCGAACACCGCTTGCTCTGCCGAAAGGAAAAACCATGCATCACCCCAAACTGAAACCGGCGCTTCTGGCGACCCTCATCACACTCTCGTTCAACGTCCACGCTGA
- a CDS encoding porin family protein encodes MHHPKLKPALLATLITLSFNVHAESSAISLEQKLDQLQQEMTALKQQLADEKAAREKQVDNAVKAAVASAAPARADDTSIGGYGEAVYNNYRDGSVKDQADLRRFVLFFGHRFNDRLRLYSELEVEHALVESGQGELAMEQAYLEYGLTPSANLRAGLMLMPLGFLNETHEPPTFYGAERNEVESRIIPSTWRELGFGLQGRVLDNALEYNAGIATSLDASKYSGASSGVRGMRSEGFKAAANDLALYAGLNYRQPGWSIGSGLFSGNTAQNGVGDTPSALLAGKDARMTLWDIHGKYSVGDLELQALYARGTLGDTLAINNAAGIAPGSGNAAPKSFYGWYGQAAYHVWKKGDMRLSPFVRYERYNTQGSVDAGYTANPLNNETVVTAGANFNLSREVVLKADYQNYKTDNKKDRFNLGVGYMF; translated from the coding sequence ATGCATCACCCCAAACTGAAACCGGCGCTTCTGGCGACCCTCATCACACTCTCGTTCAACGTCCACGCTGAGTCATCCGCCATCAGCCTGGAACAAAAACTCGATCAGCTGCAACAGGAAATGACGGCGCTCAAGCAACAGCTGGCCGACGAAAAGGCGGCGCGCGAAAAGCAGGTGGACAACGCCGTCAAGGCCGCCGTTGCCAGTGCCGCGCCGGCGCGTGCGGATGACACCAGCATCGGTGGTTACGGCGAAGCCGTGTATAACAATTATCGCGACGGCTCGGTCAAGGACCAGGCCGACCTGAGGCGCTTCGTGCTGTTCTTCGGCCACCGCTTCAACGACAGGCTGCGCCTGTATTCCGAGCTGGAAGTCGAACACGCGCTGGTGGAATCGGGCCAGGGCGAACTGGCCATGGAACAGGCTTATCTCGAATACGGGCTGACGCCTTCAGCCAACCTGCGTGCCGGTCTGATGCTGATGCCGCTGGGTTTTCTCAATGAAACCCACGAGCCCCCCACTTTCTACGGTGCTGAACGTAACGAAGTGGAGTCGCGCATCATTCCCTCCACCTGGCGCGAACTGGGCTTTGGCTTGCAGGGCCGCGTTCTGGATAACGCGCTGGAATACAACGCGGGTATCGCCACCAGTCTGGATGCCAGCAAATACTCGGGCGCGAGCAGCGGCGTACGCGGCATGCGCTCGGAGGGCTTCAAGGCGGCCGCCAACGACCTCGCGCTGTATGCGGGCCTCAATTACCGTCAGCCCGGCTGGAGTATCGGTAGCGGGCTGTTCAGCGGCAATACCGCCCAGAACGGCGTCGGTGATACACCCAGTGCATTGCTGGCTGGCAAGGATGCACGCATGACCCTGTGGGATATCCACGGCAAATACAGCGTGGGCGACCTCGAACTGCAGGCGCTGTACGCGCGCGGCACGCTGGGCGATACCCTGGCCATTAACAATGCCGCAGGGATTGCGCCGGGCTCCGGCAACGCGGCGCCCAAGTCCTTCTATGGCTGGTACGGTCAGGCTGCCTACCATGTGTGGAAAAAAGGCGACATGCGTTTGAGTCCGTTTGTGCGCTACGAGCGCTACAATACCCAGGGCAGCGTGGATGCGGGCTATACCGCCAATCCGCTGAATAACGAGACGGTAGTGACAGCCGGTGCCAACTTCAACCTGAGCCGTGAAGTGGTGTTAAAAGCCGATTATCAAAACTACAAAACCGACAACAAAAAAGACCGCTTCAACCTGGGTGTAGGCTATATGTTCTAG
- a CDS encoding Lrp/AsnC family transcriptional regulator yields MELDRYDRSLLAVLQQEGRISNQDLADRIGLSASPCLRRVRALEESGLITGYHALLDAKKLGLSLMALIHISMDRHTPERFANFEAQVGALPEVLECLLITGQDADYQLKVIVRDMDAYQVLLLDRITRIEGVTGVHSSFVLRRIVDKTALALGMD; encoded by the coding sequence ATGGAACTCGACCGCTATGATCGCAGCCTGCTGGCGGTATTGCAGCAGGAAGGCCGCATCAGCAATCAGGATCTGGCCGACCGTATCGGTCTGTCAGCCTCGCCCTGCCTGCGTCGGGTGCGTGCGCTGGAGGAGTCCGGGCTGATTACCGGCTACCATGCCCTGCTCGACGCCAAAAAACTCGGGCTGAGCTTGATGGCGTTGATCCATATCTCGATGGATCGCCACACACCGGAGCGCTTTGCCAATTTCGAGGCGCAGGTGGGCGCGCTGCCTGAAGTGCTCGAATGCCTGCTCATCACCGGCCAGGACGCCGACTATCAGCTCAAGGTCATTGTGCGCGACATGGACGCCTATCAGGTGCTGCTGCTCGACCGGATCACCCGCATCGAGGGCGTGACCGGCGTGCATTCCAGCTTTGTGCTGCGCCGGATAGTGGATAAAACGGCGCTGGCGCTCGGTATGGACTGA
- a CDS encoding catalase produces MSKDKTMRNSGKNPQKKGATPNAHSQHAAGGELHQIAGGEHPALTTNQGVALSDNQNSLKANPRGPALLEDFILREKITHFDHERIPERIVHARATGVHGYFELTTSLKQYTTARILTEAGEKTPVFTRISTVAGGAGSVDTPRDVRGFAVKFYTREGNWDLVGNNIPIFFIQDAIKFPDLIHAVKMEPDRGFPQSATAHDTFWDFISLTPESMHMVMWIMSDRTIPRSLRMIEGFGVHSFRLINDAGESTFVKFHWRPKLGLQSTIWDETVKISGADQDFHRRDMFEAIAAGNFPEWEFAVQLFTQEEADKFPFDHLDATKLIPEELVPLQVIGRMVLDRWPNNFFAETEQVAYCPSHVVPGIDFSNDPLLQGRLFSYLDTQLSRLGSPNFHQIPVNAPKCPFANHQRDGHMQMAQPAGRVGYEPNSLSENSPRETPVKGFHSAAVTETGEKGRIRAGSFADHYSQARQFYLSQTTYEQAHIASALVFELSKVEHVHVREAMVGHLRHIEADLAKRVAAGLGFDKMPAAPVAAAPVQEMEPSPALQIIGKMKPTLMGRAIGILIADGSDGAVIKKIKKAATDAGASVKLVAPKVGGAKLADGSMLAADGQLAGTPSVLFDAVAVILSDAGAKALSVEGAAIDFVRDAFGHLKAIAVDKGGQALLKMAHVGQDAGIVDSNDKDAFIAAAKTRQWDREKSVRTLA; encoded by the coding sequence ATGAGCAAAGACAAAACCATGAGGAATTCAGGAAAAAATCCACAGAAAAAGGGCGCAACCCCGAACGCGCACTCACAACATGCGGCCGGCGGTGAGTTGCACCAGATCGCGGGCGGCGAGCACCCCGCGCTCACCACGAACCAGGGCGTCGCACTTTCCGATAATCAAAACTCGCTCAAAGCAAATCCGCGCGGCCCTGCGCTGCTGGAGGATTTCATCCTGCGCGAAAAAATCACCCATTTCGATCACGAGCGCATTCCGGAGCGTATCGTTCATGCGCGTGCCACAGGCGTGCATGGATACTTCGAGCTGACCACTTCATTAAAGCAATACACCACCGCCAGGATACTCACCGAGGCAGGTGAGAAGACACCCGTGTTTACGCGCATATCGACTGTCGCAGGCGGCGCGGGTTCGGTCGACACCCCGCGCGACGTGCGCGGGTTTGCCGTGAAGTTTTACACCAGGGAGGGCAACTGGGACCTGGTCGGCAACAACATCCCGATTTTCTTCATCCAGGACGCCATCAAATTCCCCGACCTCATCCATGCCGTAAAGATGGAACCCGACCGCGGCTTTCCGCAATCGGCAACCGCGCACGACACGTTCTGGGATTTCATTTCGCTCACGCCAGAATCCATGCACATGGTGATGTGGATCATGTCCGATCGCACCATACCGCGTTCGCTTAGAATGATCGAAGGCTTTGGCGTACATAGTTTCCGGCTGATTAACGACGCCGGCGAATCAACCTTCGTCAAATTCCACTGGCGCCCCAAGCTCGGCTTGCAGTCCACCATTTGGGATGAGACCGTCAAGATTTCCGGCGCTGATCAGGACTTTCACCGCCGCGATATGTTCGAGGCCATCGCGGCGGGTAATTTCCCCGAGTGGGAATTCGCGGTTCAGCTTTTCACGCAGGAGGAAGCGGATAAATTTCCGTTCGATCATCTGGACGCGACCAAGCTGATTCCCGAGGAACTGGTGCCCTTGCAGGTGATCGGCCGCATGGTGCTGGATCGCTGGCCGAACAACTTCTTTGCTGAAACCGAACAGGTTGCTTACTGCCCTTCGCATGTCGTGCCAGGCATCGATTTCTCGAATGACCCACTATTGCAAGGCCGTTTATTCTCCTATCTCGACACGCAGCTTTCACGCCTGGGTTCGCCCAATTTTCACCAGATCCCGGTCAATGCACCCAAATGCCCGTTCGCCAACCATCAGCGCGACGGACACATGCAGATGGCGCAACCGGCGGGCCGGGTGGGGTATGAGCCCAACTCCTTGTCTGAAAACTCGCCACGCGAAACGCCGGTCAAGGGCTTTCATAGCGCTGCGGTAACTGAAACGGGCGAGAAAGGCCGCATCCGTGCCGGGAGCTTCGCCGACCACTACAGCCAGGCGCGGCAGTTCTATCTCAGCCAGACCACGTATGAGCAGGCGCACATCGCCTCGGCCTTAGTGTTTGAGCTTTCCAAGGTCGAACATGTACACGTGCGCGAGGCCATGGTCGGCCACCTGCGACATATCGAAGCAGACCTCGCCAAGCGGGTCGCCGCGGGTCTTGGGTTCGACAAAATGCCCGCTGCGCCGGTGGCCGCCGCGCCGGTGCAGGAGATGGAGCCTTCGCCCGCATTGCAGATCATCGGCAAGATGAAACCCACGCTCATGGGGCGCGCGATTGGCATCCTGATCGCGGATGGTTCAGACGGCGCTGTCATCAAGAAGATTAAAAAGGCCGCGACCGATGCGGGCGCTAGCGTGAAGCTCGTCGCCCCCAAAGTGGGCGGCGCGAAGCTTGCCGATGGCTCGATGCTGGCGGCTGACGGACAACTGGCTGGTACGCCTTCTGTACTATTCGACGCAGTCGCTGTCATCCTCTCCGACGCAGGCGCAAAGGCACTGTCGGTGGAAGGCGCCGCCATCGATTTCGTGCGCGACGCCTTCGGTCATCTCAAGGCAATCGCCGTCGACAAAGGCGGCCAGGCGCTTTTGAAAATGGCGCATGTCGGACAAGACGCGGGCATCGTGGATAGCAACGACAAAGACGCCTTTATTGCTGCGGCAAAGACGCGCCAATGGGACCGGGAAAAATCCGTTCGAACCTTGGCATAA
- a CDS encoding cation transporter translates to MACCEDSACAIDRLQARQSRTLKWVLLINSVMFGVELGAGLAAGSAALMADSLDMLGDALVYALSLYAVARGLRWKAGAALAKGLVMVGFGLLVLGQIAYRMFSAVPPEAATMGAVGVLALAANLVCLRLLTRHRDEDINMRSVWLCSRNDIVANVSVLAAAALVAVIHHPWPDWVVGLGIAALFLHSAWRVLGRARRELQSA, encoded by the coding sequence ATGGCCTGCTGCGAAGATAGCGCCTGTGCCATCGATCGGCTTCAGGCGCGCCAGTCGCGCACCCTGAAGTGGGTATTGCTGATCAACAGCGTCATGTTCGGGGTCGAGTTGGGCGCCGGGCTGGCGGCGGGTTCCGCCGCATTGATGGCGGATTCCCTGGATATGCTGGGCGATGCGCTGGTGTATGCGCTGAGCCTCTACGCAGTGGCGCGCGGACTGCGCTGGAAGGCGGGCGCGGCACTGGCCAAGGGCCTGGTAATGGTGGGTTTCGGCCTGCTGGTACTGGGGCAGATTGCATACCGCATGTTCAGCGCCGTGCCCCCGGAAGCGGCCACCATGGGCGCAGTCGGTGTGCTGGCGCTGGCCGCTAATCTGGTGTGTCTGCGCCTGCTCACCCGTCACCGCGACGAGGACATCAATATGCGTTCGGTGTGGCTGTGCTCGCGTAACGACATTGTCGCGAATGTTTCCGTGCTGGCTGCTGCCGCCCTGGTAGCCGTGATTCATCATCCCTGGCCGGACTGGGTGGTGGGACTGGGTATCGCCGCATTGTTTCTGCACTCAGCGTGGCGCGTACTGGGCCGGGCCCGGCGCGAACTTCAGTCAGCCTGA
- a CDS encoding ferritin-like domain-containing protein, with protein sequence MQTEDKQKAITLLNRIMELELAGVVRYTHYALMIYGYNRIPIVSWLTEQGDEGLLHARRAGELITHFGGHPSLGIGPLLETHQHDIGAILRESLEHEQAALATYYELLELAQGKSVLLEEYARELIAVEELHAGEVNKMLRTPGYVAEFAA encoded by the coding sequence ATGCAAACTGAGGACAAGCAAAAAGCCATTACGCTGCTCAACCGCATCATGGAACTGGAGCTCGCCGGCGTGGTGCGCTACACCCATTACGCGCTGATGATTTACGGTTATAACCGTATCCCGATTGTGAGCTGGCTCACCGAACAGGGCGATGAAGGACTGCTCCATGCGCGCCGTGCCGGCGAACTGATTACCCACTTCGGCGGCCATCCCTCGCTGGGTATCGGACCGCTACTGGAGACCCACCAGCACGACATCGGCGCCATCCTGCGCGAATCGCTGGAGCACGAGCAAGCTGCGCTGGCCACTTACTACGAATTGCTCGAACTGGCTCAGGGAAAATCGGTATTGCTGGAAGAATATGCGCGCGAACTCATCGCCGTGGAGGAACTGCACGCCGGAGAAGTCAACAAGATGCTGCGCACGCCTGGCTACGTCGCCGAATTTGCAGCTTGA
- the metE gene encoding 5-methyltetrahydropteroyltriglutamate--homocysteine S-methyltransferase, producing the protein MTTIHTLGFPRIGKNRELKFALEKFWRGEIDADTLEATGRELRARHWQLQADAGLDFVSVGDFAYYDQVLNHIQLLGCEPARFGFTGQETELARYFTQARGVASAAKPCCGGHAETGDQGPRALEMTKWFDTNYHYLVPEFTADTVFRLASERLFNEVREAQALGHKLKVTLLGPLTFLFLGKEKAAGFDRLSLLDQLLPVYGEILVRLKNQGVEWVQMDEPILCLDLPPAWKAAFEPAYNRLNAAGIKILLATYFGALDDNAVLACTLPVAGLHIDAVRAPQQLTTVLDRLPHYKVLSLGAIDGRNIWRADLDQTLAWVAAAHAKLGDRLWIAPSCSLQHVPVDLAGEDKLDPELRAWLAFAVQKLNELGALKLALDQDIGAADLAYANAFGASRAAAATRRTSPRVHNPAVAARLAALPQDADRRATPFKTRQAKQRARFNLPAFPTTTIGSFPQTKEIRAARAAFKRGELSAADYTEAIQREIKLAVDKQVSLGLDVLVHGEAERNDMVEYFGEQLAGFAFTRNGWVQSYGSRCVKPPVIYGDVSRPTPMTVDWTVYAQSLTSLPMKGMLTGPVTILQWSFVRDDQPRSDTALQIALAIRDEVADLEAAGIGIIQIDEPAIREGLPLRRGDWQDYLAWAGRAFRISASGVRDETQIHTHMCYSEFNDILPAIAALDADVITIETSRSDMELLRGFGDFKYPNEIGPGVYDIHSPRVPSSAEMTRLLKKAAEVVPPENIWVNPDCGLKTRAWPETEAALANMVQAAREMRAAQ; encoded by the coding sequence ATGACCACCATCCATACCCTGGGCTTTCCCCGCATCGGCAAAAACCGCGAACTGAAATTCGCACTGGAAAAATTCTGGCGCGGCGAGATCGATGCCGACACGCTGGAAGCCACTGGCCGCGAACTGCGCGCGCGCCACTGGCAGCTGCAAGCCGACGCCGGTCTCGACTTTGTCAGCGTAGGTGACTTTGCCTACTACGACCAGGTGCTCAATCACATTCAGCTATTGGGTTGCGAACCGGCACGCTTCGGCTTTACCGGGCAGGAAACCGAGCTGGCGCGTTATTTCACGCAGGCACGCGGCGTGGCAAGCGCGGCGAAACCCTGCTGCGGCGGTCATGCCGAAACCGGCGATCAGGGCCCCAGGGCACTCGAAATGACCAAGTGGTTCGATACCAATTACCACTATCTGGTGCCGGAATTCACTGCGGACACGGTTTTCAGACTGGCGTCCGAACGCCTGTTCAACGAAGTGAGGGAAGCGCAGGCGCTCGGACATAAGCTTAAAGTCACGCTGCTAGGCCCGCTGACTTTCCTGTTTCTGGGCAAGGAGAAGGCTGCCGGCTTCGACCGCTTGTCGTTGCTGGACCAATTGCTGCCGGTCTACGGCGAAATCCTGGTGCGCCTGAAGAACCAGGGCGTGGAATGGGTGCAGATGGACGAGCCCATCCTGTGCCTGGACTTGCCGCCAGCATGGAAAGCCGCGTTCGAACCCGCCTACAACCGTCTCAACGCCGCCGGGATAAAAATCCTGCTGGCCACCTATTTCGGCGCGCTGGACGACAACGCCGTGCTGGCCTGCACGCTGCCGGTGGCGGGCTTGCATATCGATGCCGTGCGCGCGCCGCAACAGTTGACCACCGTGCTCGACCGCCTGCCGCACTACAAGGTGCTGTCGCTGGGCGCGATTGACGGGCGCAACATCTGGCGTGCTGATCTCGACCAAACACTGGCATGGGTGGCAGCGGCGCACGCGAAACTGGGCGACCGGCTGTGGATTGCCCCGTCGTGCTCGCTGCAACACGTGCCGGTGGACCTGGCGGGGGAAGACAAACTCGACCCAGAATTGCGCGCATGGCTGGCGTTTGCGGTACAAAAGCTGAATGAACTGGGTGCGCTGAAACTGGCGCTGGACCAGGACATCGGCGCCGCCGACCTGGCGTATGCCAACGCATTTGGCGCATCGCGCGCTGCCGCCGCCACACGTCGTACCAGCCCGCGCGTACACAACCCGGCGGTGGCTGCACGCCTGGCTGCGTTGCCGCAGGATGCCGACCGGCGCGCCACACCGTTCAAGACACGCCAAGCCAAACAGCGTGCGCGCTTCAACCTTCCCGCTTTCCCCACCACCACCATCGGTTCATTTCCGCAGACCAAAGAAATCCGCGCCGCCCGTGCCGCCTTCAAGCGCGGCGAGCTGTCCGCAGCGGATTACACCGAGGCGATACAGCGCGAAATCAAACTGGCGGTGGACAAGCAGGTCAGCCTCGGGCTGGACGTGCTGGTACACGGCGAGGCCGAGCGCAACGACATGGTGGAATATTTCGGCGAGCAGCTGGCCGGCTTTGCCTTCACCCGCAACGGCTGGGTGCAAAGCTATGGTTCACGCTGCGTGAAGCCACCGGTCATTTACGGCGACGTGTCGCGTCCCACGCCGATGACCGTGGACTGGACCGTCTACGCCCAGAGCCTGACCAGCCTGCCGATGAAAGGCATGCTCACCGGCCCGGTCACCATCCTGCAATGGTCGTTCGTGCGCGACGATCAGCCGCGCAGCGACACCGCCCTGCAAATCGCGCTGGCGATCCGCGATGAAGTGGCTGACCTGGAAGCCGCCGGCATCGGCATTATCCAGATCGACGAACCGGCCATCCGCGAAGGCTTGCCGCTGCGCCGCGGCGACTGGCAGGACTATCTGGCCTGGGCCGGGCGCGCGTTCCGCATTTCCGCCTCCGGCGTACGCGACGAGACGCAGATTCACACCCACATGTGCTATTCCGAGTTCAACGACATCCTGCCCGCGATCGCCGCGCTCGACGCCGACGTCATCACCATAGAGACCTCGCGCTCGGACATGGAACTGCTGCGCGGCTTTGGCGATTTCAAATACCCCAATGAAATCGGTCCCGGTGTATACGACATCCACAGCCCGCGCGTGCCGTCCAGCGCAGAGATGACGCGTCTGCTGAAAAAAGCCGCCGAGGTGGTGCCGCCGGAAAATATCTGGGTCAACCCGGATTGCGGCCTGAAAACCCGCGCCTGGCCGGAGACCGAAGCCGCGCTGGCCAATATGGTGCAGGCTGCCCGGGAGATGCGTGCAGCCCAGTAA